GTCGTCGGTATCCACCAGCGCCGTGACCTTGTTTTTAGATCCCGTGCTGCCGAGGATGATTCCCTGCTCCGAAACAGCTGGGAGGTTTTCTCCCTTCCGCCACAGCTCCGGCTGAAAGGGAATGTGCTTGTAGATGCTTTTGATTTCCTTTTTGGTAGAAAAGCGCGCGGTACCATGTTGGCCGTCACCCACTGTGCGGGACTTGATTCCGTTGAGGGTGTAATAATGGGCTAAAAGAGAAAGGCCGCCGATGACGAGAAACATCACGGCGGCCGCTGCGAATAAGATGTAGACTTGGGATTGCATCGGGCGCTCCTTTCAGTTTAGAGGATTTTATAGTAGGATAATCTTATATAATGAAAAATAAGAGAGGTGCTATGAATGCCTGATTATGAAAAGCCAAACATGATACTGCCGGTGAGTTTGCATGATGCCAGGCTTAATCACATCGAAATAGCAGACGATACCATCTGTTTTGTAATAGAGGACGGAATTCGCACGATTCAGGATGATCAAGTGGAACAAACCGGGAAAACTCAAATCTTTTTTCCAAAAGTAGATTTTGATTTTTGCCGGGTATATTGCACTGGGAAAGACAAATTTCGAAAACAATGGGATATCCGAGACTTTGCCAAACAGATGCGGAACAATCAAATGATGATTGACATCATTGACGAAACCTATGGTTACAACCAAGCCAAATTCGGCTGCAATATGACGATGGGCAGAAATTGGTTTGACTGCGAAATTGAAATCTATCATTTCGGACTCGTGAAATATTTGTGGGAAGAACAGCGCGGAGAAACGGAGCGGCTACCTTAAGTGCCGCTCCATTTTTCTATGACATCCTCATTTCAAAGCTACCCGGCTTTTGCTGTGCGGCTTCCGTTAAATCGTCATTCCAATCCTTCCCTTGAGACATGAGCCGCTCCGATTCATAGCCCTGTTCCGCAAGCTGCTGTTTCAGCCGTTCGCTGGCCTTGTGCCCGGCTTCATCGTTATCCAAACAGAGAGACACCTGCCGGAGCTGCGGATACTGCTCCAGCATCCACAGCATTGCCTGGCCTCCAACGCCGCAGAGGGATACATAGCTGTGCCGCTGCCACTCCTGCGGGTTCAGCGTGATGAACGACAGCATATCCACCGGCGCTTCAAAAACATACAGATGCCCGCTTTCGCCGAGCCAGTGAAAGCTGTGGCGGGGATTGCAGCCATCCACATTTCCTTTGAATGCCTGCCCCAAGGTGTAAATTCCACGTTTATGGGCATGGCGGGCAACTCCGTTTTCATCCAAGCCCACGAATACCGCGTTGTGATATTCCTTCGTACCGTCCTGAGATTTTTCACAGCTTTCATAGAGGAGCTTCTGCTTTGCAAAGAAGCTGACCACCTCTCGGCCGATATGCCGGGTTTTTACCAGATACGCATAAACACGGCGCATATCCGTATGGGTCGGTGGGAGCGCAAAGGGCTTTTTCGGTTCCTGTTTCTTTTGCGAGGCGGGCCGATAGATCTCGCCCTGCTCACCTCCCAGCAGCAGGGTCACGGCTTCGGGATACGAGCATCCATAAAACTTCCGCACGAAATCAATGGCATACCCGCCGCTCTCCGCGGAGTGATCATACCATTCGTTTCCCCGGACGGTGATGCTGTGGTCGGAGGCCAGCCGCTTATCCCGTCCGCTGGGCAGGAGCTTTTCGCCGCGCCGCTGGAGAAAGTCCGCCAGATCCACATTGTTGGCACGGTATTTCTGTTCATCCGTAAAATGCACATAGGCACCCATGGACATACCTCCTATCTGTGGCGATTGCCGATTCGATGAAAAAATGCCGCCCTTTTTGCAGGACGGCATAACTTTGGGTACCGGTTTTTCTGGATGGGTATCCGCCCTGTTTTCTTTTTCTGCTTTTTCATGGTGTTCCTCCCATCGTTTTTAGAGTGACATGGTCTGTTCGTGATCGTTCCGTGCATGACCCTGCGCCTGCTTCTTCTCCCGGAGCCTGCGCAGGAGCTTGCGGTCGGTGCGCTGTCCGGGCGGTTTCAAGGGCGGAGCGTTGTCCGTAAACACCCGGCTCATGTGATGCAGGAGTCGGGTGCCCGCCAGCAGGACAGAGGGGTCTTTGAACTCGTCTATATGGTCAAGGAAAAACTGCGCATAAATGTTGCCCTGCGCCGCTGACAGGGTAAACCACTGAGCGGCGGCTTCCTTATCTTTTGGTACGTCTTTTCCCATCAGGTACAGCTTGCCGAGGGTGTACTGCGCATATTGGTTGCCCTGTTCTACGGCATCCGTCAGAAATTGCAGGGCAGCTGGAATGTCCTTTTGCACATCTTCTCCTATGAGGTAAACCTTGCCCAACCGGTATTGTGCGAACTGATTTCCCTGTGCGGCGGAGCGTTTCAGGTATTCCAATGCCTCGGGCACATCCTTCGGAACATCTTCCCCCTTGAGGTAGAGAACGCCAAGGGCATATTCGGCAAATGGATTCTTCCGGTCGGAGGCAAAGGTCAGCCAGCGGATAGCGGCTTCCACATCCTTGAGGACGCCCTCGCCGCCAAGGTACAGCTTGCCGAGCCGGTATGCAGCAAAGTCGTTGTCCTGCTCTGCCGAAAGGGTATAGAGCCGTACTGCCTCGGCCGTGTTCTGCGGGACGTGCTGCCCCTTTTCATAGAGCTTGCCGAGAAAATATGCGGCGTAGGGATTTTCAGCCTCCACCGCCTGCCGGAGATAACCGAGAGCCTTTTCCACCTCCTGTAGCGGCGCTGCTTCATCTGCAAGAATGAGCTTGGCGAGCTGGTAGCAGGCAAAGGGATTTCCTACCGTCGCCGCCTTTTCAAAGTATTCCTTGGCTCCGGCCTCATCCTTTTCTGTGCCGACGCCATTCAGAAGCATCCAGCCCAGCCGGTACTGGAGCTTATCGTCGTGCCCTTTTTCCTCCAGAGAAACAAAGCCGTGGAAGGCCTCTCTGAAACGACGGTCAGCGTCCGGCTGGTTTTTCACACAGCCGATGCCGTCCCGCAGCATTTTACCAAGCTCGAAGCTGGCATAGGGAAAGCTCTGGTCTGCCGAACGGGTGTAGAGGTCAAAGGCGGTTTCATGATCTTGGCCCAGGCCACCTTCTCTTGCCCCTTCGGGGCAATTCACCTTGTGCTCCACGCCCTTACCGTGATAATACAGACCGCCGAGGGAATACTGTGCATATTTGTAATTCTCGTTTGCGGACAGGGTGAGCCAGTCCGCCGCCTGCAGATAATCCTGCTCTGTTCCAAGCCCAGCGGCAACCATTTTGCCGATGCGGTACTCGGTGTATTTCCAAGGCTTTTCTTCCTCGGCAGCATGGAACACCGCAAGTGCCTTTTCGTACCAGCGATATGCTTCAGCCGTATCCGCTTCGCACCCAAGCCCGTCGGCGGTCATACGACCAAGGTCATAGAGCGCCAGGGGATTATCTTTATCCGCTTCCGTGAGGAAGAGTTCACGGGCTGTGTGAAAATCCTGCGGGATTCCGGCGTCCTCATCGCCGTGCAGATGTTGCTTTGCCAGCTTGTATTCTTCCGTCCACCATGAGCCGGAGGATTTCTCTCCATCGGAGGAAGACATTCGGGGCAGCGGTTCGGACGCATCCTCCGGTTCGGCTGATGCATTCTCCGGTGGAGCCTCCACGGCGGATGTATCGTCATCCGGGGCGGCATCCGGCAGAGCGGTTTCCACAGAGGCCGGTTCCTCAAAGGTCATGACACCGCTGCCAAGGTTCATGGCTTCCTGAATGACCCTATTGCGGATGGACTTAAAATCCTCGCAGCGGGAAAGGGGCGGCGGATCGGATGGTGTTTCAGTGTAGATGGATTCGATCCTGCCCCTCACCTCCCACCACAGGCGGTAGGCTTCGGCAATGCGGCTGTCCTTTCCAAGCTCATCCACAATTTCATCCACGAGATTTTTCAGGTCAGCTTTTAGATAGCCGTACTGTTTTTTGCCGCTGACCGTTTGCAGACGTTCGGCAAGGTGCGTGAGGAGCTGCTCCATTCGCTCGCTGACCAAAACGCCGCCCTTCATCTGCCAGATCATTTCCCGCAGGGACTCGGCCGCCTGTTCCTTCAGCTCGTCCCGACGCTGAGTCTTTTCACCGTACAGCGGAATCAGCTCCTGACGGAAAATCTCATTTGCCAGAGAGGACTTCATTTTGCGGATGCCCTGTTTCGTGAGGTAGCCCTCTTTTGGATCGGTGCTGTAGCAAATCATGTGAATATGCGGATGGTGCGATTCATTGTGAAATGCCGCGTACCATTTCAGATGGTCGGGATGGATTTTCAGGTTCTCCGCCAGCTCCATCGCTTTGGAGGAAAGCAGGGCTTTCCATACACGGGCGCTATCATAGCCCAGCCGCGTGGCGTCCTCCCGGCGCAGAGAAATAATCGGCGTCCACACATTGCCAGTGTGGGCGGCCACTTCCTCCGCCACCTGTGACAAGACCAGCGGCGCATCCCCGGCTGTAAACAAACCGTGGGTATCAAACTTTTCTACGCGGGGACGGTTTGCAATGTAGTCCAGATATTTTTCCCGACCGCTGATTTGATCAAGATTCTGTTCCAGCGCAATGGAAATAAACTCCGAGGCGTTTCCCCGGTTGGGGGTATCACAGTAATCCTCGTATTCAAATAAATCCTTGGTATCCGGAAACTCCCGGAGTATCTGCGCGATCAGCTCCTTTTGCTTTTTGGTGGAGTGCCAGAGTCGGTGGGCGCTCTCCATTTTTTCCACGCCGTCACGGGTGGCAATGTATTTGACCAGGTTACTTAAGTGGGCGGCGTTTTTTTCATTGCCCTTGAGGTAGGGGCACTTGAGAATAATCCGCGCCATTATTCAGACCCTTCGGCGCTGTTTTGGAACTCCACCGCATCGTCTAGACGGATTTTCCCTTTGGTGCGTTTGACCTCGGAAACACATCGTCCACGGAGTCGGAGCAGTTCCTCATCGGTAACCTCCAGCGTGGCTGCTAAGAGATGCATCATCATGCTGATTTCCACCGAAAGGCGAAACAGATTACTTGCCACCCGGTTTTCGGTTTTCTGCAGCGTTCCCTCCATGCAGGAAAGCAGGGCCTTGGAAAGATAGGAGGAGGTGTCCTCCGTTCCAAGGTAGCCCATGTAAAAGCAGAGCGCCTTTTCAATAAACTCGCTGCGGCTTTTGCAGTTGTCCTGATTCAGCCAGCCGTCCAGCCGTTCCATGGTTTCGGGATACAGCCAGACTGCCGTTCGTTCTTTGTTGTTTTTCATGGTAAAACCTCCATTTTTGTGGGTGTTCACCTGTGAGGTGACCGTATAAAATCCTTTGTGTCCCTGCGTTTTCGCAGATTCCGACCACCCTGACCGTGCCAAAGTCCCAATCCGACCACCTCATGGGAAGGTGCGAAAAACGCCCAGCACTGCTGGGCGAAGTGGTTGGCGGGAGGACGCTTGCGACCACCCGCCTTTATCCTGCTCTTTTTTCGACCGTGGGAAGCTGCCGGATTTGGGAGCCGGCGCGCTTTTCCAAACGCCCCGCACACAGCCTTTACGTTGCCGTTTAGGGCGGGATGGGTGCATGGATGCCACCCCGCCTGTCAAAGCGGCACACAGGGGCGAACGGGGGGCAACGCGGGGGGACGGGTGTGTGCCTTAATGTGCCGACCCGTTCTGTGTTCCGTCGGCGGCAGCAGCGGCCTTCTCTTTTTCCTTCTGCTTTTTGAACGAAGCGGCGGCGGGAGCATCTTCGCAGCCCTCGTCAATATATTCCCGGACGGAAGATGGAACGTATTTTTCATAGAGCTTTTGCAGAGAATCGCAAAGTTCCTGTTCCAAGTCCGCGTCCTTTTTCTCCATGTAGCGTTTGACGGCACGGAGCTTTTCGCCGTCCATTTGTATGGTGATGCTTTCTTTTTTCATCTGAGTGCCCTCCTTAATACTCAAATCCAATAAAGGTAATGCCGGGTTCCAGCTCCGGCTCCTGCCCGGTGAATTCGGGAATGTCAGCAAAAATCTGGCTGTATTCCGCGATTTTACTCTTGCCGAGCGAGGTGAAATTCCCATCACGGGTGGTGTCGCAGACAAAAAACGGGCCGCAGATAATGTCCGCGCCCAGCCTTCTGTTGGGCGGCATTCCGTTTAATTTACCTTCCTCATTGCAGACGGCAACACAGCCGTTTGGAAAGCGGATGCATTCAATCAGGCCGCCCACCTCCGCCTGCAGGCTGGCAAGGTCGTTTTGGATTTCCTTGACTTGGGGTGCCTGCCCCGGCTCAATTTTGAGTACCGTGATCTTGTTTTCACTCATAAAATCATCCCTTCTTTCTTTTTTTATGGCAGATAGCTTCTCGGATTCTGCTTCACGCCGTTCACCCGCACCTCAAAGTGCAGATGATTTCCGGTGCTGCGCCCGGTGGAGCCCACCTTGGCAACGGTTTCTCCGGCTTTCACGGTCTGCCCCTCCTGGACGAGAATCCCCGAACAGTGACCGTATAAAGTCACCAGCCCACCGCCGTGGTCAATGGTCAGATAGTAGCCGTAGCCGGTACTGCCATAGACCACGGTTTTCACCGTTCCCGCCTGTGCCGCACGGATGGAGGTGCCCTTGGAGGCACCGAGGTCAAGACCGGAATGTCCCGCCTGCTGTCCGGTGATGGGGTCCGTCCTGCCGCCGAATTCGGAGGTCACCATGGAGCGCCAGCTCTTTCCCAGCGGAGAAATTAAGCCAGAGGCGAAGCTTTCTGGCGCTTCGGCATAGGGCCTTGCGTACAGCACCTGCTTGCCGGAATCAAATAAATCCCGGTAGACGACCTGTCCTTTGGAGGAGGATGCATCCACCACCTTGCCGTCCCCGGCATAGATGCCAACATGGGTAATGTTCATGAAGCGGCCGTTGGGCTTGTGGCTCCAAAACACCAAATCGCCGGGAGCAAGGCTGGATTTCGGAATGGTCAGCCCGTTGTCCACGCAGTATTTTCCCTGCGCCGCAGCGGTGCCGGGGAGATTTACCCCCAGCTTTTTGTACACCCACTGCACAAGATAGCTGCAGTCGGTGTAGCTGCCCTGTCCGCGCTTTTCCTGCGAATACGGGTCGCCAAGGCGGGAAAGCCCCAGCCGGACAGCCTCCGAACCCACTTCTCCGATGGGCAAATCGGAATAAAAGCCGTCTATCTGATCCGGTGACCAGTCCTCCCAAAGCCCGGAACCGTCTCCCTCCATGGGTGCGCCGGTACCGTACCGGGCGCGGTAATAGATTTCATTGGCGTTGGCCTGATCCTCATAGGTGATGGCTCTGCCCAGCAGCGTGCGGATGTTGTTGTAGACGGTGGGCAGCGAAGCAATGGGAACAGCCACGGTGTAGGTTTCCTCCGAGGTGGTGCCGTCGCCGTTCTCCACGGTGCGGGTGCGTTCCTCGTAGGTCACGAAGCAGTTCACATAGCGCCGGTGTTCCAGCCGGGAGGGGGACGCTGCGCCGAAGAACAGAGAATAAAAAATCGCCTTGACCCGGTAATCGTCAAGGCTGTCCCCATCCTCCATTTCTGCGTTCACGCTGGCAATAGCACCGTCTATGAGGGTGAAGCTTTGACGCATATCCCCGATGTATTCCCGGTACTCCGCAGGCATACTTGACGGAATGACACCGCCGTGAAAGCACAGCTCCACAGCGGTGTTGTTGTGGTTTGTGGTGCCGGAAAGCAACGAGCAGACCAGCACAATGATTAAAATCAGCGGGGACAGAACGGCGGCGATCACCCAGCCGATGGTTTTTCGGATGCGCTCATCCGAGAGCACGGCAACGGCGGCTTTGGCAACCGCTGTGATGGTTGCGGGATCTGCCATGCTGTCACCACCATTTCATTCCGCCAAAACCAAACAGACTCTGCTGTTCCGGCTCCGGCTCGCTCTCCATGAGCTGCTCGGTATAGTCCACCGCCTGCTCCAGAACAGCGGTGTCAAACCCTGCGGTTTTGTAGCCCTCACGGATGGTGTTGTAGTAATACTCCGAAGGGTGCCCCAAGCGATGCCCCTGCGTCATCACATAGACCATGGCGGACACCGACTGACCGTCCAGAGGCAGCTCCATCATCTCCTTGTCATAGAACCGGGGAAAGCCCTCGTAAACATCCAGCGCCGCTTCATCCTTTGGCGTGATTTTCCACAGCAGAGCAGGGACAAAGGCGCCCTCGCAGGGTTCGATGGTGGCGACGGCACCGTTTCGGCCGCCCCGAAACACAAGGGCATAATCCTTGATTTCGGATGCGCCCACCACCTTGGCGGAGGGGCATCGGTGCGCCATCTGCGGCAGATTGAGATTGCTGCCGTAGGCAATATACAGTTTGTTTTTCATACGTTCTCCCTTCTACATGGACATAGTAAAAGCGGAGGAATGTTCATCCTCCGCTTCCATTTCGGTTTCCGGTACCGCTTCCTCCGGTGGTGTCTGTGCCTGTGAACGCTCCGCCTCCCGCTTCTGCCGCAGCCTATCTTTTTGCCTTTCCGCTTGCGCCGGATCTTTCCACGCAATGCAGCCCTCCAAGTGATCCAACAGATGCTTGCGGGCGGTTTTGAACTCGTCCCCAATCATGCCGAGGCGCAGAAGCCACACACGAAAGGTATATTTTTCGTTGCTGGACTGTGTTTTGGTAGGGCTTGCCGACCGTTGGTTAAGCGCCTGCGCGGTCATGGCAAGGCAGAACTGGATGTATGCCTTGATTTTTCCGGCGTGCAAATCTCCGTTGAACGCCCGGAATTCCACTGTGCCTTTTTGAAACACGCTGTGCAGATTCAGGCAGTGGTAGCGGCTGTGGTGGTAATGTTCCCGGCTGCCGTCGCTGCCGTTGTACCAGAGGCTTTTCAGCCGGTCGAGTGTGGCGGGCTTCTGCCGGTTGAGCCGCTCTAAAAAGGCGGGGTCAATCTTCTGGCAATAGTGGCTTTCCCGCCCCCGCGAAACCTTTAATGCCTTATAAATCATATCCTCCTTGGCCGCCATGATGTTGACCAGATTGCGCAGATGGGGTGCGTCAAAGGGGGCGGCGTTGATGTGAATGTGAATCCCACAGGAAGAGTTCACAAATGCCCCGGCCTCTCGGAGCTTGCGGATCAGCTCCTGCACTGTTTCGATATCCCCGTACTGACAGATGGGGCTGACCAGCTCCACGCTGTAGTTTCGGTCGGCGCTGACCTTCCTGCGCCCCTCCTTCCGCTGGCAGTCCAGGCTGCCGTCGCTCATGACCTTCCATTTGCGCCCG
The window above is part of the Novisyntrophococcus fermenticellae genome. Proteins encoded here:
- a CDS encoding DUF3991 and toprim domain-containing protein; translation: MGAYVHFTDEQKYRANNVDLADFLQRRGEKLLPSGRDKRLASDHSITVRGNEWYDHSAESGGYAIDFVRKFYGCSYPEAVTLLLGGEQGEIYRPASQKKQEPKKPFALPPTHTDMRRVYAYLVKTRHIGREVVSFFAKQKLLYESCEKSQDGTKEYHNAVFVGLDENGVARHAHKRGIYTLGQAFKGNVDGCNPRHSFHWLGESGHLYVFEAPVDMLSFITLNPQEWQRHSYVSLCGVGGQAMLWMLEQYPQLRQVSLCLDNDEAGHKASERLKQQLAEQGYESERLMSQGKDWNDDLTEAAQQKPGSFEMRMS
- the mobP3 gene encoding MobP3 family relaxase; its protein translation is MARIILKCPYLKGNEKNAAHLSNLVKYIATRDGVEKMESAHRLWHSTKKQKELIAQILREFPDTKDLFEYEDYCDTPNRGNASEFISIALEQNLDQISGREKYLDYIANRPRVEKFDTHGLFTAGDAPLVLSQVAEEVAAHTGNVWTPIISLRREDATRLGYDSARVWKALLSSKAMELAENLKIHPDHLKWYAAFHNESHHPHIHMICYSTDPKEGYLTKQGIRKMKSSLANEIFRQELIPLYGEKTQRRDELKEQAAESLREMIWQMKGGVLVSERMEQLLTHLAERLQTVSGKKQYGYLKADLKNLVDEIVDELGKDSRIAEAYRLWWEVRGRIESIYTETPSDPPPLSRCEDFKSIRNRVIQEAMNLGSGVMTFEEPASVETALPDAAPDDDTSAVEAPPENASAEPEDASEPLPRMSSSDGEKSSGSWWTEEYKLAKQHLHGDEDAGIPQDFHTARELFLTEADKDNPLALYDLGRMTADGLGCEADTAEAYRWYEKALAVFHAAEEEKPWKYTEYRIGKMVAAGLGTEQDYLQAADWLTLSANENYKYAQYSLGGLYYHGKGVEHKVNCPEGAREGGLGQDHETAFDLYTRSADQSFPYASFELGKMLRDGIGCVKNQPDADRRFREAFHGFVSLEEKGHDDKLQYRLGWMLLNGVGTEKDEAGAKEYFEKAATVGNPFACYQLAKLILADEAAPLQEVEKALGYLRQAVEAENPYAAYFLGKLYEKGQHVPQNTAEAVRLYTLSAEQDNDFAAYRLGKLYLGGEGVLKDVEAAIRWLTFASDRKNPFAEYALGVLYLKGEDVPKDVPEALEYLKRSAAQGNQFAQYRLGKVYLIGEDVQKDIPAALQFLTDAVEQGNQYAQYTLGKLYLMGKDVPKDKEAAAQWFTLSAAQGNIYAQFFLDHIDEFKDPSVLLAGTRLLHHMSRVFTDNAPPLKPPGQRTDRKLLRRLREKKQAQGHARNDHEQTMSL
- a CDS encoding DUF6103 family protein; this translates as MKKESITIQMDGEKLRAVKRYMEKKDADLEQELCDSLQKLYEKYVPSSVREYIDEGCEDAPAAASFKKQKEKEKAAAAADGTQNGSAH
- a CDS encoding DUF3846 domain-containing protein, with product MSENKITVLKIEPGQAPQVKEIQNDLASLQAEVGGLIECIRFPNGCVAVCNEEGKLNGMPPNRRLGADIICGPFFVCDTTRDGNFTSLGKSKIAEYSQIFADIPEFTGQEPELEPGITFIGFEY
- a CDS encoding peptidoglycan DD-metalloendopeptidase family protein; the encoded protein is MADPATITAVAKAAVAVLSDERIRKTIGWVIAAVLSPLILIIVLVCSLLSGTTNHNNTAVELCFHGGVIPSSMPAEYREYIGDMRQSFTLIDGAIASVNAEMEDGDSLDDYRVKAIFYSLFFGAASPSRLEHRRYVNCFVTYEERTRTVENGDGTTSEETYTVAVPIASLPTVYNNIRTLLGRAITYEDQANANEIYYRARYGTGAPMEGDGSGLWEDWSPDQIDGFYSDLPIGEVGSEAVRLGLSRLGDPYSQEKRGQGSYTDCSYLVQWVYKKLGVNLPGTAAAQGKYCVDNGLTIPKSSLAPGDLVFWSHKPNGRFMNITHVGIYAGDGKVVDASSSKGQVVYRDLFDSGKQVLYARPYAEAPESFASGLISPLGKSWRSMVTSEFGGRTDPITGQQAGHSGLDLGASKGTSIRAAQAGTVKTVVYGSTGYGYYLTIDHGGGLVTLYGHCSGILVQEGQTVKAGETVAKVGSTGRSTGNHLHFEVRVNGVKQNPRSYLP
- a CDS encoding gamma-glutamylcyclotransferase family protein, which codes for MKNKLYIAYGSNLNLPQMAHRCPSAKVVGASEIKDYALVFRGGRNGAVATIEPCEGAFVPALLWKITPKDEAALDVYEGFPRFYDKEMMELPLDGQSVSAMVYVMTQGHRLGHPSEYYYNTIREGYKTAGFDTAVLEQAVDYTEQLMESEPEPEQQSLFGFGGMKWW
- a CDS encoding amidoligase family protein, with amino-acid sequence MEIQGQDFGIEIEMTGLTRSRAAEVIAEHFGTTKEYEGSFYDAYFARDTTGRKWKVMSDGSLDCQRKEGRRKVSADRNYSVELVSPICQYGDIETVQELIRKLREAGAFVNSSCGIHIHINAAPFDAPHLRNLVNIMAAKEDMIYKALKVSRGRESHYCQKIDPAFLERLNRQKPATLDRLKSLWYNGSDGSREHYHHSRYHCLNLHSVFQKGTVEFRAFNGDLHAGKIKAYIQFCLAMTAQALNQRSASPTKTQSSNEKYTFRVWLLRLGMIGDEFKTARKHLLDHLEGCIAWKDPAQAERQKDRLRQKREAERSQAQTPPEEAVPETEMEAEDEHSSAFTMSM